In Glaciimonas sp. PCH181, a single genomic region encodes these proteins:
- a CDS encoding efflux transporter outer membrane subunit, whose translation MKHRNVLALAASVTLLLSACAVGPGYVRPVMDTPSAFKESKDWKVAEPRDHELSDHWWESYNDALLNSLITQIDISNQNLAQAEAKYRQASALVQSARAAYSPTVGANVSATRSGSGSASKNSSNTAASSNGSVSTTNSLALSASWEPDLWGRVRRTVESNQASAQASAADLQAARLSAQSALAQDYWLLRTLDAQKTLLTDTVAAYQKSFQLTQNQYAAGIVARSDVIQAQTQLKSAQAQMIDLGVQRAQTEHAIALLVGQPASTFSIAPAPLVAVVPAIPVGIPSTLLERRPDISSAERLAAAANAQIGVAKAAYFPALTLSASGGFESNSFANWLTFPSRVWSLGPALAQTIFDGGARKAQTEQAIAAYDGTVAAYKQAVLTSFQEVEDNLASLRILEEEASVQDETVQSARLAVTLILNQYKAGLVNYTSVATVQATALSAENSALSILNRRMAASVQLIAALGGGWSQGELPDGKAINKAATSASPNAVATAK comes from the coding sequence ATGAAACATCGCAATGTATTGGCTTTAGCCGCCTCAGTGACTCTCTTATTAAGCGCCTGCGCTGTAGGGCCTGGTTACGTACGCCCGGTAATGGACACGCCGAGCGCCTTCAAAGAATCGAAAGACTGGAAAGTCGCCGAGCCGCGTGATCACGAACTGAGCGACCATTGGTGGGAAAGCTATAACGACGCCCTGCTCAATTCGCTGATTACCCAAATCGACATCTCCAACCAAAATCTTGCCCAGGCCGAAGCAAAATATCGTCAGGCCAGCGCATTGGTGCAATCGGCGCGCGCGGCGTATTCTCCGACGGTCGGCGCCAACGTATCGGCGACCCGCTCTGGCAGTGGCTCCGCCAGCAAAAATTCTAGCAATACGGCAGCCAGCAGCAATGGATCAGTCAGCACAACAAATTCGCTAGCGCTTAGCGCCAGTTGGGAACCCGACCTGTGGGGCCGCGTGCGACGCACGGTGGAATCGAATCAGGCCAGCGCGCAAGCCAGCGCCGCCGATTTACAAGCGGCAAGACTTAGTGCGCAGTCGGCCTTGGCGCAAGATTATTGGTTACTACGGACACTCGATGCGCAAAAAACGTTGCTGACGGACACCGTTGCCGCTTACCAAAAATCCTTCCAACTAACCCAAAACCAATACGCCGCCGGTATCGTTGCCCGCTCTGATGTCATACAGGCACAAACGCAGTTGAAGTCAGCGCAAGCGCAAATGATCGATCTGGGCGTACAACGCGCACAAACCGAGCATGCGATTGCGTTATTAGTGGGCCAACCGGCATCGACTTTTTCCATCGCGCCAGCCCCATTGGTTGCCGTAGTGCCAGCTATCCCGGTAGGTATTCCGTCCACGCTGCTAGAGCGTCGTCCCGATATCAGTTCCGCAGAACGCTTAGCCGCAGCAGCGAACGCCCAGATCGGCGTCGCTAAGGCAGCCTATTTTCCTGCGTTGACCTTGTCTGCATCAGGCGGTTTTGAAAGCAATAGCTTCGCCAACTGGCTGACCTTCCCAAGCAGAGTATGGTCACTCGGCCCGGCACTGGCGCAAACGATTTTCGATGGCGGCGCACGCAAAGCCCAAACCGAGCAAGCCATCGCCGCCTATGACGGCACGGTCGCAGCCTATAAGCAAGCGGTGTTGACCAGCTTCCAAGAGGTAGAAGACAATTTGGCCTCGCTCAGAATATTGGAAGAAGAAGCGTCAGTGCAAGATGAAACAGTCCAATCAGCCCGCTTAGCCGTAACACTGATTCTGAATCAATACAAAGCCGGTTTAGTCAATTACACCAGCGTGGCGACGGTACAAGCCACCGCACTCAGCGCCGAGAATTCTGCGCTGAGTATTCTTAACCGGCGCATGGCGGCTAGCGTGCAATTAATTGCCGCACTGGGCGGCGGATGGAGTCAAGGGGAACTGCCGGATGGCAAAGCGATAAATAAAGCCGCAACCTCGGCCAGTCCGAACGCGGTTGCGACTGCAAAATGA
- a CDS encoding EamA family transporter has translation MNLRPSWELYALGSAFFAGLTAIFGKFGVVGINSNFATFIRTVVILFVIAGIVTLRDEWQKPALIGGSNWLFLVLSAIATGLSWLCYYHALQIGPVSKVAPIDKLSVAFAIVLGLIFAGEQLTWPIAIGGSLIVAGSVVIIAF, from the coding sequence ATGAATCTGCGCCCCAGTTGGGAACTGTACGCACTTGGATCGGCCTTTTTTGCAGGGCTGACGGCGATATTTGGGAAGTTTGGCGTGGTTGGGATCAATTCGAATTTTGCTACTTTTATTCGTACTGTCGTTATTCTGTTCGTGATTGCCGGGATCGTTACGTTGCGTGACGAGTGGCAGAAGCCAGCATTGATCGGTGGCTCCAATTGGCTATTTTTAGTGCTATCCGCCATTGCCACCGGGCTTTCGTGGCTTTGCTATTATCACGCACTGCAAATTGGACCAGTATCAAAAGTCGCGCCCATCGATAAACTGAGCGTGGCTTTTGCGATTGTGTTGGGATTGATATTTGCAGGAGAGCAGTTGACGTGGCCGATCGCTATCGGCGGGTCGTTGATAGTCGCAGGATCAGTGGTGATCATTGCGTTCTAA
- a CDS encoding aldehyde dehydrogenase (NADP(+)): protein MNITGQALIGANSITGDGAIFSAFSPPVGKEIAPVFHTVNSAQIDQACRLAQQAFDAYRATDPETRARFLETIAQKIIDLGEPLIIRAMAESGLPQARLEGERGRTVGQLKLFAEVLREGSWLDARIDPALPERKPMARVDLRLRMIALGPVAVFGASNFPLAFSVAGGDTASALAAGCPVVVKAHPAHPGTSELVGRAIQQAVAECNLPEGVFSLLTGIGNELGTELVRHPAIQAVGFTGSRQGGLALMAVAAARPHPIPVYAEMSSINPVFMLPHALAARSETLATGFVDSLVMGVGQFCTNPGLVLGLAGADFERFTSLATEQLTQRAAATMLTAGIHDAYQKGVSRLAANASVRQLSQGVAVDGAYKGTPALFATTAADFLADAHLSEEIFGPASLLIACADNAEMQKVAEHLEGQLTATLQMDDGDHDAVRALLPILERKVGRILANGFPTGVEVSYSMVHGGPFPSTSDGRSTSVGSAAIQRFLRPVSYQNLPQSLLPAAVQDSNPLGIWQRVDGQLVR, encoded by the coding sequence ATGAATATCACAGGCCAGGCGCTTATCGGCGCGAATAGCATTACCGGCGACGGCGCAATTTTTTCGGCATTTAGTCCTCCTGTCGGCAAAGAAATCGCACCGGTTTTTCATACCGTCAACAGCGCTCAAATAGATCAGGCTTGCCGCCTCGCTCAGCAAGCCTTCGATGCTTATCGCGCTACCGATCCAGAAACACGTGCACGCTTTCTCGAAACTATCGCGCAAAAAATTATTGATCTGGGCGAACCATTGATCATCCGTGCGATGGCCGAAAGTGGTTTGCCACAAGCAAGGTTAGAAGGCGAGCGCGGTCGTACTGTCGGACAATTGAAATTGTTCGCCGAGGTGCTGCGTGAAGGTTCTTGGTTAGATGCCCGCATCGATCCGGCTCTGCCAGAACGCAAGCCAATGGCGCGTGTCGATCTGCGCCTGCGCATGATCGCTCTGGGCCCGGTTGCGGTATTTGGTGCTAGCAATTTTCCGTTGGCATTTTCGGTCGCCGGTGGTGATACGGCATCGGCATTGGCTGCCGGTTGTCCGGTCGTCGTCAAGGCGCATCCTGCTCATCCCGGTACTTCTGAATTAGTAGGCCGTGCGATTCAGCAAGCGGTGGCAGAATGCAATTTGCCAGAAGGCGTATTTTCTCTGCTAACAGGGATCGGCAATGAATTGGGGACAGAGCTGGTGCGTCACCCTGCGATTCAAGCGGTTGGCTTTACCGGCTCGCGTCAGGGCGGACTAGCGCTGATGGCGGTTGCCGCTGCGCGCCCACATCCGATTCCGGTCTATGCAGAAATGAGCAGTATCAATCCCGTATTCATGCTGCCGCACGCGTTGGCAGCACGCTCGGAAACACTGGCAACCGGCTTCGTCGATTCGCTGGTGATGGGCGTGGGTCAATTTTGTACGAATCCGGGCTTGGTACTAGGATTGGCTGGGGCTGATTTTGAGCGCTTTACCAGCCTCGCTACAGAACAACTCACACAACGCGCCGCAGCCACCATGCTCACCGCCGGAATACACGACGCCTATCAAAAAGGCGTCAGCCGTCTGGCCGCCAATGCCAGTGTGCGCCAGCTTAGCCAAGGCGTCGCCGTGGATGGCGCATACAAGGGCACGCCGGCGCTGTTCGCAACGACTGCGGCTGATTTTTTGGCAGATGCACATTTATCGGAAGAGATATTCGGCCCGGCATCCCTGTTGATCGCATGCGCCGATAATGCCGAAATGCAGAAGGTGGCAGAACATCTTGAAGGCCAGTTAACCGCGACGCTACAAATGGATGACGGCGATCACGATGCGGTACGTGCGTTGTTGCCGATACTGGAACGGAAAGTTGGTCGGATTCTGGCGAACGGCTTCCCGACGGGCGTTGAAGTGTCGTATTCCATGGTCCATGGCGGACCGTTCCCATCGACTTCGGATGGGCGCAGCACTTCGGTAGGTAGTGCGGCTATACAGCGGTTTTTGCGGCCAGTGTCGTATCAGAATTTGCCGCAATCATTGTTGCCAGCGGCTGTGCAGGATAGTAATCCGCTGGGAATTTGGCAGCGTGTGGATGGCCAGCTGGTGCGATAA